One Schistosoma mansoni, WGS project CABG00000000 data, supercontig 0172, strain Puerto Rico, whole genome shotgun sequence genomic region harbors:
- a CDS encoding rac-alpha serine/threonine-protein kinase (ec 2.7.1.37) (rac-pk-alpha)(akt1 kinase) (protein kinase b) (pkb) (c-akt) (thymoma viral proto-oncogene) gives MEILCNYSQNPVVGSSKSSHTEHEPVSVSAKVQDTTASQRRNINCTSSNIFSSLQNAHLPVVPNPNVLFKNELTENYSDNLTPRISPYLLGMLQCRPVSLPLTRNVVKEGWLMKRGEHIKNWRRRYFKLREDGTFYGYKIQPKDDMAQPLNNFTVRDCQIICLNKPKPYTFLIRGLQWTNVVERLFFVETEAERNYWLSAIQSVANRLKSSFEQPVSVHNLNLAENMIVDIPQRPVKRYSVNDFRLLKVLGKGTFGKVILCQENETGHFYAMKILKKSVLIEKEEVVHTMTENRVLQQCKHPFMTELRYSFTTPNYLCFVMEYVNGGELFFHLQRDRVFSEERAKFYGAEITLALGYLHHQNVVYRDLKLENLLLDKDGHIKIADFGLCKEDMYYGASTKTFCGTPEYLAPEVLLDNDYGRSVDWWGLGVVMYEMMCGRLPFYSSDHEVLFELILQENVSFPARLSHPAQDILSRLLIKDPTSRLGGGIQDVLEVMAHLFFASVDWDRLIRKDIQPPWKPDVVDEKDTKYVPDEFKDTSVDLTPPNDNEDNMNRIVDGPYFEQFSFHGSRQSLNSRVSGYSFGDTF, from the exons ATGGAGATTTTGTGCAATTACTCTCAGAATCCAGTGGTTGGTTCTTCGAAAAGCAGTCACACGGAGCATGAACCAGTCTCAGTATCAGCCAAAGTGCAAGATACCACTGCTTCTCAGCGACGAAATATCAATTGCACCAGTTCAAATATCTTCAGTAGTCTTCAAAATGCCCATCTTCCTGTGGTTCCCAATCCGAATGTCTTATTTAAAAACGAACTGACAGAAAATTACTCCGACAATTTGACGCCGCGCATATCACCATATCTTCTTGGGATGCTCCAGTGTAGACCAGTTTCCTTACCTCTTACTCGGAACGTTGTGAAAGAGGGCTGGCTTATGAAACGCGGCGAACATATTAAAAATTGGCGACGTCGGTATTTCAAATTACGGGAGGATGGGACATTTTATGGATATAAAATTCAACCTAAA GATGATATGGCGCAACCTTTAAATAATTTTACTGTTCGCGACTGTCAAATTATATGTTTAAACAAGCCAAAACCATACACATTTCTTATCCGTGGTTTACAATGGACCAATGTAGTGGAACGTTTATTCTTTGTCGAGACGGAAGCAGAAAGAAATTATTGGCTTAGCGCTATTCAAAGTGTCGCAAATCGACTCAAATCATCGTTTGAGCAGCCAGTATCCGTACATAATTTAAATTTGGCTGAAAATATGATCGTTGACATTCCTCAGAG GCCTGTGAAACGTTACTCTGTAAATGACTTCAGACTTTTAAAAGTTTTGGGGAAAGGTACTTTTGGAAAAGTGATTTTGTGTCAAGAAAATGAGACAGGTCATTTTTACGcgatgaaaatactaaaaaaatCTGTACTTATTGAA AAAGAAGAAGTTGTTCATACAATGACTGAAAATCGTGTGCTACAACAATGCAAACATCCATTTATGACAGAGTTACGTTATTCATTTACTACACCTAATTATTTATGCTTTGTTATGGAATATGTTAATGGCggtgaattattttttcatctACAACGTGATCGTGTATTTTCAGAAGAAAGAGCTAAATTTTATGGTGCAGAAATTACTCTGGCTTTAGGTTATTTACATCACCAGAATGTTGTTTATAG GGATCTTAAATTGGAAAATTTATTGTTGGATAAAGATGGTCATATAAAAATCGCTGATTTTGGTCTTTGCAAAGAAGATATGTACTATGGTGCATCAACTAAAACATTTTGTGGTACACCGGAATATTTAGCACCTGAAGTTCTGTTGGATAACGATTATGGGCGTTCAGTTGATTGGTGGGGCCTTGGTGTAGTAATGTATGAAATGATGTGTGGACGTTTACCATTTTATTCAAGTGATCATGAAGTCTTATTTGAGTTAATACTGCAA GAAAATGTCTCCTTCCCAGCTCGTCTTTCACACCCAGCCCAAGATATCTTGTCTAGACTTTTAATTAAAGATCCAACAAGTCGACTAGGTGGTGGAATACAAGATGTTTTGGAGGTTATGGCACATTTGTTTTTTGCATCAGTCGATTGGGATCGTTTAATAAGAAA AGATATtcaaccaccatggaaaccagATGTGGTCGATGAAAAAGACACAAAATATGTCCCAGATGAATTCAAGGATACATCAGTTGATCTGACTCCTCCAAACGATAATGAAGATAATATGAATCGAATTGTCGATGGACCATACTTTGAACAATTCAGTTTTCATGGAAGTCGACAAAGTTTAAATAGTAGAGTCAGTGGTTATAGTTTTGGTGACACATTTTAA